The window TGAATTCTTCTATAACCGGAAACGAATCCATGGGTCGCTGGGATATTTGTCGCCGGTTCGTTTTGCCGCACAATTTACGGCTTAAGAGATTTTTTCATAAAACTTGTGTCCACTTTCTTGACGGAGGTCCATTTCTCCGACTATCTCGCCTCCCGGGCCCGTTCCCGGCGCTGTAGTCGGACTTTCTCCGACTATTCCGCCACCCGGGCTCGCGACCGACGCAACGCGCGAAAAAAAGGCATGGCGCATCCTCGGATGCGCCATGCCTTTTCCCTTTACGCTCTGAACGTCCGCTTCGCGAACTCGAAAAACGCCGCCGCCTCGTCCCACCTCGCGAACCCGGCCTGCGCCAATGTGTCGCTGCCCCCGCCCTTGCCGCGATACGCTCCCGCATGCTCCTTGACGAAGTCGCCGCACGCGAGACCGAACCGTCCGCCATGCGCGAGGACGACTTTGAACCCCGCTCGATCCGCAAGCAACACCGGAACGTCGGTCATCGCCGCGACTTTGCCCGCCAAGCCCTGCAATTCCTTCAGCGGCTTCTCCTCGAACGCGACCGCGATCGCGCCGTTGTCCCGCCGTTCCAGCAGCTCGCGGGCGACGTACGCGTCGCGCTGCTCCTTCAGCTCGGCCAGCTCCTTCTGAAGCTGCCGCTGCTCTTCTTCCCACTTCGCGAAGCGATCGAGAATGGCGTCCTTCCCGGCGTTGAATTTCGCGGACAGCCGGCCTAAGATCGCCGCGCCGTCGTTGAATTCCTCCAACGCGCGGAAGCCGCACTTGAACGTAATGCGCGTGTTGCCCTTCTGCTTCTCGGCGCGAAGCAGCTTGATCAGCCCGATGCCGCCCGTCGCCGATACATGCGTGCCGCCGCAAGCGTTGTATTCTATGCCTTCGATTTCCACGATTCGGACGTCTCCCGTCACCTTCGGCGGCTTAACGAGCGGCAGCCGGGAAGCCGCTTCCGCGGATACGACGTAGCT of the Paenibacillus antri genome contains:
- a CDS encoding alanyl-tRNA editing protein, encoding MTKRLYYDTAYLTEWETRITKTLQREDGWYVALAESAFYPHGGGQPCDYGTIDGIPVLDVISEEDEVLHKVERLPEEAAAVCRIDWRRRFDHMQQHSGQHLLSATCLKLYGAMTVSFHLGADSATIDVERSELSPERLAALEREANEAVFRNLAISSYVVSAEAASRLPLVKPPKVTGDVRIVEIEGIEYNACGGTHVSATGGIGLIKLLRAEKQKGNTRITFKCGFRALEEFNDGAAILGRLSAKFNAGKDAILDRFAKWEEEQRQLQKELAELKEQRDAYVARELLERRDNGAIAVAFEEKPLKELQGLAGKVAAMTDVPVLLADRAGFKVVLAHGGRFGLACGDFVKEHAGAYRGKGGGSDTLAQAGFARWDEAAAFFEFAKRTFRA